A genome region from Pan troglodytes isolate AG18354 chromosome 3, NHGRI_mPanTro3-v2.0_pri, whole genome shotgun sequence includes the following:
- the LOC461042 gene encoding ATP synthase subunit e, mitochondrial has protein sequence MVPPVQVSPLIKLGRYSALFLGVAYGATRYNYLKPRAEEERRIAAEEKKKQDELKRIARELAEDDSILK, from the exons ATGGTGCCACCGGTGCAGGTCTCTCCGCTCATCAAG CTCGGCCGCTACTCCGCCCTGTTCCTCGGTGTGGCCTACGGAGCCACGCGCTACA ATTACCTAAAACCTCgggcagaagaggagaggaggataGCAGCAGAGGAGAAGAAGAAGCAGGATGAACTGAAACGGATTGCCAGAGAATTGGCAGAAG ATGACAGCATATTAAAGTGA
- the LOC750383 gene encoding myosin light chain 5 isoform X1: protein MASRKTKKKEGGALRAQRASSNVFSNFEQTQIQEFKEAFTLMDQNRDGFIDKEDLKDTYASLGKTNVKDDELDAMLKEASGPINFTMFLNLFGEKLSGTDAEETILNAFKMLDPDGKGKINKEYIKRLLMSQADKMTAEEVDQMFQFASIDAAGNLDYKALSYVITHGEEKEE from the exons ATG GCCAGCAGGAAGACCAAGAAGAAGGAAGGGGGTGCCCTCCGGGCCCAGAGAGCTTCATCCAATGTCTTCTCCAACTTTGAGCAGACTCagatccaggagttcaaggag GCATTCACACTCATGGATCAGAACCGAGATGGCTTCATTGACAAGGAGGACCTGAAGGACACCTATGCCTCCCTGG GCAAGACCAACGTCAAGGACGACGAGCTGGACGCCATGCTCAAAGAGGCCTCGGGGCCCATCAACTTCACCATGTTTCTGAACCTGTTTGGGGAGAAGCTGAGCG GTACCGACGCCGAGGAAACCATTCTTAACGCCTTCAAGATGCTGGACCCGGACGGGAAAGGGAAAATCAACAAGGAGTA CATCAAGCGTCTGCTGATGTCCCAGGCTGACAAGATGACGGCGGAAGAG GTGGACCAGATGTTCCAGTTCGCCTCCATCGATGCGGCGGGCAACCTGGACTACAAGGCGCTCAGCTACGTGATCACCCacggggaggagaaggaggagtga
- the LOC750383 gene encoding myosin light chain 5 isoform X2, translating into MDQNRDGFIDKEDLKDTYASLGKTNVKDDELDAMLKEASGPINFTMFLNLFGEKLSGTDAEETILNAFKMLDPDGKGKINKEYIKRLLMSQADKMTAEEVDQMFQFASIDAAGNLDYKALSYVITHGEEKEE; encoded by the exons ATGGATCAGAACCGAGATGGCTTCATTGACAAGGAGGACCTGAAGGACACCTATGCCTCCCTGG GCAAGACCAACGTCAAGGACGACGAGCTGGACGCCATGCTCAAAGAGGCCTCGGGGCCCATCAACTTCACCATGTTTCTGAACCTGTTTGGGGAGAAGCTGAGCG GTACCGACGCCGAGGAAACCATTCTTAACGCCTTCAAGATGCTGGACCCGGACGGGAAAGGGAAAATCAACAAGGAGTA CATCAAGCGTCTGCTGATGTCCCAGGCTGACAAGATGACGGCGGAAGAG GTGGACCAGATGTTCCAGTTCGCCTCCATCGATGCGGCGGGCAACCTGGACTACAAGGCGCTCAGCTACGTGATCACCCacggggaggagaaggaggagtga
- the LOC461044 gene encoding major facilitator superfamily domain-containing protein 7 isoform X1 → MAGPTEAETGLAEPRALCAQLGHRTYARRWVFLLAISLLNCSNATVGAGAGTGGSGTLSPSDQPGFVFLWPQPELWLSFAPVADVIAEDLVLSMEQINWLSLVYLVVSTPFGVVAIWILDSVGLRAATILGAWLNFAGSVLRMVPCMVVGTQNPFAFLMGGQSLCALAQSLVIFSPAKLAALWFPEHQRATANMLATMSNPLGVLVANVLSPVLVKKGEDIPLMLGVYTIPAGVVCLLSTICLWESVPPTPPSAGAASSTSEKFLDGLKLLVWNKAYVILAVCLGGMIGISASFSALLEQILCASGHSSGFSGLCGALFITFGILGALALGPYVDRTKHFTEATKIGLCLFSLACVPFALVSQLQGQTLALAATCSLLGLFGFSVGPVAMELAVECSFPVGEGAATGVIFVLGQAEGILIMLAMTALTVRRSEPSFSTCQQGEDPLDWTVSLLLMAGLCTLFSCILALFFHTPYRRLQAESGEPPSTGNAVGGADSGPGVDRGGAGRAGVLGPSTATPECTARGASLEDPRGPGSLHPACHRETPRAQGPAATDAPSRPGRLAGRVQASRFIDPAGPHSSFSSPWVIT, encoded by the exons ATGGCGGGGCCGACGGAGGCCGAGACGGGGTTGGCCGAGCCCCGGGCCCTGTGCGCGCAGCTGGGCCACCGCACCTACGCGCGCCGCTGGGTGTTCCTGCTCGCGATCAGCCTGCTCAACTGCTCCAACGCCACGGTAGGGGCAGGGGCGGGGACAGGTGGCTCCGGGACCCTCAGTCCCTCGGACCAGCCGGGTTTTGTTTTCCTGTGGCCACAGCCCGAG CTGTGGCTCAGCTTTGCACCTGTGGCTGACGTCATTGCTGAGGACTTGGTCCTGTCCATGGAGCAGATCAACTGGCTGTCACTGGTCTACCTCGTGGTATCCACCCCATTTGGCGTGGTGGCCATCTGGATCCTGGACTCCGTCGGGCTCCGTGCGGCG ACCATCCTGGGCGCATGGCTGAACTTTGCCGGGAGTGTGCTACGCATGGTGCCCTGCATGGTTGTTGGGACCCAAAACCCATTTGCCTTCCTCATGGGTGGCCAGAGCCTCTGTGCCCTTGCCCAGAGCCTGGTCATCTTCTCTCCGGCCAAGCTGGCTGCCTTGTGGTTCCCAGAGCACCAGCGAGCCACGGCCAACATGCTCGCCACCATGT CGAACCCCCTGGGCGTCCTTGTGGCCAACGTGCTGTCCCCTGTGCTGGTCAAGAAGGGTGAGGACATTCCGTTAATG CTCGGTGTCTATACCATCCCTGCTGGCGTCGTCTGCCTGCTGTCCACCATCTGCCTGTGGGAGAGtgtgccccccaccccgccctcTGCCGGGGCCGCCAGCTCCACCTCAGAGAAGTTCCTGGATGGGCTCAAGCTG CTCGTGTGGAACAAGGCCTATGTCATCCTGGCTGTGTGCTTGGGGGGAATGATCGGGATCTCTGCCAGCTTCTCAGCCCTCCTGGAGCAGATCCTCTGTGCAAGCGGCCACTCCAGT GGGTTTTCCGGCCTCTGTGGCGCTCTCTTCATCACGTTTGGGATCCTGGGGGCACTGGCTCTCGGCCCCTATGTGGACCGGACCAAGCACTTCACTGAGGCCACCAAGATTGGCCTGTGCCTGTTCTCTCTGGCCTGCGTGCCCTTTGCCCTG GTGTCCCAGCTGCAGGGACAGACCCTTGCCCTGGCCGCCACCTGCTCGCTGCTTGGGCTGTTTGGCTTCTCGGTGGGCCCCGTGGCCATGGAGTTGGCGGTCGAGTGTTCCTTCCCCGTGGGGGAGGGGGCTGCCACAGGCGTGATCTTTGTGCTGGG GCAGGCCGAGGGAATACTCATCATGCTGGCAATGACGGCACTGACTGTGCGACGATCGGAGCCGTCCTTCTCCACCTGCCAGCAGGGGGAGGATCCACTTGACTGGACAG TGTCTCTGCTGCTGATGGCCGGTCTGTGCACCCTCTTCAGCTGCATCCTGGCGCTCTTCTTCCACACCCCATACCGGCGCCTGCAGGCCGAGTCTGGGGAGCCCCCCTCCACCGGTAACGCCGTGGGCGGCGCAGACTCAGGGCCGGGTGTGGACCGAGGGGGAGCGGGAAGGGCTGGGGTCCTGGGGCCCAGCACGGCGACTCCGGAGTGCACGGCGAGGGGGGCCTCGCTAGAGGACCCCAGAGGGCCCGGGAGCCTCCACCCAGCCTGCCACCGAGAGACTCCCCGTGCGCAAGGCCCAGCAGCCACCGACGCGCCCTCCCGCCCCGGCAGACTCGCAGGCAGGGTCCAAGCGTCCAGGTTTATTGACCCGGCCGGGCctcactcctccttctcctccccgtGGGTGATCACGTAG
- the LOC461044 gene encoding major facilitator superfamily domain-containing protein 7 isoform X4 — MAGPTEAETGLAEPRALCAQLGHRTYARRWVFLLAISLLNCSNATLWLSFAPVADVIAEDLVLSMEQINWLSLVYLVVSTPFGVVAIWILDSVGLRAARTPWASLWPTCCPLCWSRRLGVYTIPAGVVCLLSTICLWESVPPTPPSAGAASSTSEKFLDGLKLLVWNKAYVILAVCLGGMIGISASFSALLEQILCASGHSSGFSGLCGALFITFGILGALALGPYVDRTKHFTEATKIGLCLFSLACVPFALVSQLQGQTLALAATCSLLGLFGFSVGPVAMELAVECSFPVGEGAATGVIFVLGQAEGILIMLAMTALTVRRSEPSFSTCQQGEDPLDWTVSLLLMAGLCTLFSCILALFFHTPYRRLQAESGEPPSTGNAVGGADSGPGVDRGGAGRAGVLGPSTATPECTARGASLEDPRGPGSLHPACHRETPRAQGPAATDAPSRPGRLAGRVQASRFIDPAGPHSSFSSPWVIT, encoded by the exons ATGGCGGGGCCGACGGAGGCCGAGACGGGGTTGGCCGAGCCCCGGGCCCTGTGCGCGCAGCTGGGCCACCGCACCTACGCGCGCCGCTGGGTGTTCCTGCTCGCGATCAGCCTGCTCAACTGCTCCAACGCCACG CTGTGGCTCAGCTTTGCACCTGTGGCTGACGTCATTGCTGAGGACTTGGTCCTGTCCATGGAGCAGATCAACTGGCTGTCACTGGTCTACCTCGTGGTATCCACCCCATTTGGCGTGGTGGCCATCTGGATCCTGGACTCCGTCGGGCTCCGTGCGGCG CGAACCCCCTGGGCGTCCTTGTGGCCAACGTGCTGTCCCCTGTGCTGGTCAAGAAGG CTCGGTGTCTATACCATCCCTGCTGGCGTCGTCTGCCTGCTGTCCACCATCTGCCTGTGGGAGAGtgtgccccccaccccgccctcTGCCGGGGCCGCCAGCTCCACCTCAGAGAAGTTCCTGGATGGGCTCAAGCTG CTCGTGTGGAACAAGGCCTATGTCATCCTGGCTGTGTGCTTGGGGGGAATGATCGGGATCTCTGCCAGCTTCTCAGCCCTCCTGGAGCAGATCCTCTGTGCAAGCGGCCACTCCAGT GGGTTTTCCGGCCTCTGTGGCGCTCTCTTCATCACGTTTGGGATCCTGGGGGCACTGGCTCTCGGCCCCTATGTGGACCGGACCAAGCACTTCACTGAGGCCACCAAGATTGGCCTGTGCCTGTTCTCTCTGGCCTGCGTGCCCTTTGCCCTG GTGTCCCAGCTGCAGGGACAGACCCTTGCCCTGGCCGCCACCTGCTCGCTGCTTGGGCTGTTTGGCTTCTCGGTGGGCCCCGTGGCCATGGAGTTGGCGGTCGAGTGTTCCTTCCCCGTGGGGGAGGGGGCTGCCACAGGCGTGATCTTTGTGCTGGG GCAGGCCGAGGGAATACTCATCATGCTGGCAATGACGGCACTGACTGTGCGACGATCGGAGCCGTCCTTCTCCACCTGCCAGCAGGGGGAGGATCCACTTGACTGGACAG TGTCTCTGCTGCTGATGGCCGGTCTGTGCACCCTCTTCAGCTGCATCCTGGCGCTCTTCTTCCACACCCCATACCGGCGCCTGCAGGCCGAGTCTGGGGAGCCCCCCTCCACCGGTAACGCCGTGGGCGGCGCAGACTCAGGGCCGGGTGTGGACCGAGGGGGAGCGGGAAGGGCTGGGGTCCTGGGGCCCAGCACGGCGACTCCGGAGTGCACGGCGAGGGGGGCCTCGCTAGAGGACCCCAGAGGGCCCGGGAGCCTCCACCCAGCCTGCCACCGAGAGACTCCCCGTGCGCAAGGCCCAGCAGCCACCGACGCGCCCTCCCGCCCCGGCAGACTCGCAGGCAGGGTCCAAGCGTCCAGGTTTATTGACCCGGCCGGGCctcactcctccttctcctccccgtGGGTGATCACGTAG
- the LOC461044 gene encoding major facilitator superfamily domain-containing protein 7 isoform X2 — translation MEQINWLSLVYLVVSTPFGVVAIWILDSVGLRAATILGAWLNFAGSVLRMVPCMVVGTQNPFAFLMGGQSLCALAQSLVIFSPAKLAALWFPEHQRATANMLATMSNPLGVLVANVLSPVLVKKGEDIPLMLGVYTIPAGVVCLLSTICLWESVPPTPPSAGAASSTSEKFLDGLKLLVWNKAYVILAVCLGGMIGISASFSALLEQILCASGHSSGFSGLCGALFITFGILGALALGPYVDRTKHFTEATKIGLCLFSLACVPFALVSQLQGQTLALAATCSLLGLFGFSVGPVAMELAVECSFPVGEGAATGVIFVLGQAEGILIMLAMTALTVRRSEPSFSTCQQGEDPLDWTVSLLLMAGLCTLFSCILALFFHTPYRRLQAESGEPPSTGNAVGGADSGPGVDRGGAGRAGVLGPSTATPECTARGASLEDPRGPGSLHPACHRETPRAQGPAATDAPSRPGRLAGRVQASRFIDPAGPHSSFSSPWVIT, via the exons ATGGAGCAGATCAACTGGCTGTCACTGGTCTACCTCGTGGTATCCACCCCATTTGGCGTGGTGGCCATCTGGATCCTGGACTCCGTCGGGCTCCGTGCGGCG ACCATCCTGGGCGCATGGCTGAACTTTGCCGGGAGTGTGCTACGCATGGTGCCCTGCATGGTTGTTGGGACCCAAAACCCATTTGCCTTCCTCATGGGTGGCCAGAGCCTCTGTGCCCTTGCCCAGAGCCTGGTCATCTTCTCTCCGGCCAAGCTGGCTGCCTTGTGGTTCCCAGAGCACCAGCGAGCCACGGCCAACATGCTCGCCACCATGT CGAACCCCCTGGGCGTCCTTGTGGCCAACGTGCTGTCCCCTGTGCTGGTCAAGAAGGGTGAGGACATTCCGTTAATG CTCGGTGTCTATACCATCCCTGCTGGCGTCGTCTGCCTGCTGTCCACCATCTGCCTGTGGGAGAGtgtgccccccaccccgccctcTGCCGGGGCCGCCAGCTCCACCTCAGAGAAGTTCCTGGATGGGCTCAAGCTG CTCGTGTGGAACAAGGCCTATGTCATCCTGGCTGTGTGCTTGGGGGGAATGATCGGGATCTCTGCCAGCTTCTCAGCCCTCCTGGAGCAGATCCTCTGTGCAAGCGGCCACTCCAGT GGGTTTTCCGGCCTCTGTGGCGCTCTCTTCATCACGTTTGGGATCCTGGGGGCACTGGCTCTCGGCCCCTATGTGGACCGGACCAAGCACTTCACTGAGGCCACCAAGATTGGCCTGTGCCTGTTCTCTCTGGCCTGCGTGCCCTTTGCCCTG GTGTCCCAGCTGCAGGGACAGACCCTTGCCCTGGCCGCCACCTGCTCGCTGCTTGGGCTGTTTGGCTTCTCGGTGGGCCCCGTGGCCATGGAGTTGGCGGTCGAGTGTTCCTTCCCCGTGGGGGAGGGGGCTGCCACAGGCGTGATCTTTGTGCTGGG GCAGGCCGAGGGAATACTCATCATGCTGGCAATGACGGCACTGACTGTGCGACGATCGGAGCCGTCCTTCTCCACCTGCCAGCAGGGGGAGGATCCACTTGACTGGACAG TGTCTCTGCTGCTGATGGCCGGTCTGTGCACCCTCTTCAGCTGCATCCTGGCGCTCTTCTTCCACACCCCATACCGGCGCCTGCAGGCCGAGTCTGGGGAGCCCCCCTCCACCGGTAACGCCGTGGGCGGCGCAGACTCAGGGCCGGGTGTGGACCGAGGGGGAGCGGGAAGGGCTGGGGTCCTGGGGCCCAGCACGGCGACTCCGGAGTGCACGGCGAGGGGGGCCTCGCTAGAGGACCCCAGAGGGCCCGGGAGCCTCCACCCAGCCTGCCACCGAGAGACTCCCCGTGCGCAAGGCCCAGCAGCCACCGACGCGCCCTCCCGCCCCGGCAGACTCGCAGGCAGGGTCCAAGCGTCCAGGTTTATTGACCCGGCCGGGCctcactcctccttctcctccccgtGGGTGATCACGTAG
- the LOC461044 gene encoding major facilitator superfamily domain-containing protein 7 → MAGPTEAETGLAEPRALCAQLGHRTYARRWVFLLAISLLNCSNATLWLSFAPVADVIAEDLVLSMEQINWLSLVYLVVSTPFGVVAIWILDSVGLRAATILGAWLNFAGSVLRMVPCMVVGTQNPFAFLMGGQSLCALAQSLVIFSPAKLAALWFPEHQRATANMLATMSNPLGVLVANVLSPVLVKKGEDIPLMLGVYTIPAGVVCLLSTICLWESVPPTPPSAGAASSTSEKFLDGLKLLVWNKAYVILAVCLGGMIGISASFSALLEQILCASGHSSGFSGLCGALFITFGILGALALGPYVDRTKHFTEATKIGLCLFSLACVPFALVSQLQGQTLALAATCSLLGLFGFSVGPVAMELAVECSFPVGEGAATGVIFVLGQAEGILIMLAMTALTVRRSEPSFSTCQQGEDPLDWTVSLLLMAGLCTLFSCILALFFHTPYRRLQAESGEPPSTGNAVGGADSGPGVDRGGAGRAGVLGPSTATPECTARGASLEDPRGPGSLHPACHRETPRAQGPAATDAPSRPGRLAGRVQASRFIDPAGPHSSFSSPWVIT, encoded by the exons ATGGCGGGGCCGACGGAGGCCGAGACGGGGTTGGCCGAGCCCCGGGCCCTGTGCGCGCAGCTGGGCCACCGCACCTACGCGCGCCGCTGGGTGTTCCTGCTCGCGATCAGCCTGCTCAACTGCTCCAACGCCACG CTGTGGCTCAGCTTTGCACCTGTGGCTGACGTCATTGCTGAGGACTTGGTCCTGTCCATGGAGCAGATCAACTGGCTGTCACTGGTCTACCTCGTGGTATCCACCCCATTTGGCGTGGTGGCCATCTGGATCCTGGACTCCGTCGGGCTCCGTGCGGCG ACCATCCTGGGCGCATGGCTGAACTTTGCCGGGAGTGTGCTACGCATGGTGCCCTGCATGGTTGTTGGGACCCAAAACCCATTTGCCTTCCTCATGGGTGGCCAGAGCCTCTGTGCCCTTGCCCAGAGCCTGGTCATCTTCTCTCCGGCCAAGCTGGCTGCCTTGTGGTTCCCAGAGCACCAGCGAGCCACGGCCAACATGCTCGCCACCATGT CGAACCCCCTGGGCGTCCTTGTGGCCAACGTGCTGTCCCCTGTGCTGGTCAAGAAGGGTGAGGACATTCCGTTAATG CTCGGTGTCTATACCATCCCTGCTGGCGTCGTCTGCCTGCTGTCCACCATCTGCCTGTGGGAGAGtgtgccccccaccccgccctcTGCCGGGGCCGCCAGCTCCACCTCAGAGAAGTTCCTGGATGGGCTCAAGCTG CTCGTGTGGAACAAGGCCTATGTCATCCTGGCTGTGTGCTTGGGGGGAATGATCGGGATCTCTGCCAGCTTCTCAGCCCTCCTGGAGCAGATCCTCTGTGCAAGCGGCCACTCCAGT GGGTTTTCCGGCCTCTGTGGCGCTCTCTTCATCACGTTTGGGATCCTGGGGGCACTGGCTCTCGGCCCCTATGTGGACCGGACCAAGCACTTCACTGAGGCCACCAAGATTGGCCTGTGCCTGTTCTCTCTGGCCTGCGTGCCCTTTGCCCTG GTGTCCCAGCTGCAGGGACAGACCCTTGCCCTGGCCGCCACCTGCTCGCTGCTTGGGCTGTTTGGCTTCTCGGTGGGCCCCGTGGCCATGGAGTTGGCGGTCGAGTGTTCCTTCCCCGTGGGGGAGGGGGCTGCCACAGGCGTGATCTTTGTGCTGGG GCAGGCCGAGGGAATACTCATCATGCTGGCAATGACGGCACTGACTGTGCGACGATCGGAGCCGTCCTTCTCCACCTGCCAGCAGGGGGAGGATCCACTTGACTGGACAG TGTCTCTGCTGCTGATGGCCGGTCTGTGCACCCTCTTCAGCTGCATCCTGGCGCTCTTCTTCCACACCCCATACCGGCGCCTGCAGGCCGAGTCTGGGGAGCCCCCCTCCACCGGTAACGCCGTGGGCGGCGCAGACTCAGGGCCGGGTGTGGACCGAGGGGGAGCGGGAAGGGCTGGGGTCCTGGGGCCCAGCACGGCGACTCCGGAGTGCACGGCGAGGGGGGCCTCGCTAGAGGACCCCAGAGGGCCCGGGAGCCTCCACCCAGCCTGCCACCGAGAGACTCCCCGTGCGCAAGGCCCAGCAGCCACCGACGCGCCCTCCCGCCCCGGCAGACTCGCAGGCAGGGTCCAAGCGTCCAGGTTTATTGACCCGGCCGGGCctcactcctccttctcctccccgtGGGTGATCACGTAG
- the LOC461044 gene encoding major facilitator superfamily domain-containing protein 7 isoform X3, translated as MAGPTEAETGLAEPRALCAQLGHRTYARRWVFLLAISLLNCSNATLWLSFAPVADVIAEDLVLSMEQINWLSLVYLVVSTPFGVVAIWILDSVGLRAATILGAWLNFAGSVLRMVPCMVVGTQNPFAFLMGGQSLCALAQSLVIFSPAKLAALWFPEHQRATANMLATMSNPLGVLVANVLSPVLVKKGEDIPLMLGVYTIPAGVVCLLSTICLWESVPPTPPSAGAASSTSEKFLDGLKLLVWNKAYVILAVCLGGMIGISASFSALLEQILCASGHSSGFSGLCGALFITFGILGALALGPYVDRTKHFTEATKIGLCLFSLACVPFALVSQLQGQTLALAATCSLLGLFGFSVGPVAMELAVECSFPVGEGAATGVIFVLGQAEGILIMLAMTALTVRRSEPSFSTCQQGEDPLDWTAASWRSSSTPHTGACRPSLGSPPPPVTPWAAQTQGRVWTEGEREGLGSWGPARRLRSARRGGPR; from the exons ATGGCGGGGCCGACGGAGGCCGAGACGGGGTTGGCCGAGCCCCGGGCCCTGTGCGCGCAGCTGGGCCACCGCACCTACGCGCGCCGCTGGGTGTTCCTGCTCGCGATCAGCCTGCTCAACTGCTCCAACGCCACG CTGTGGCTCAGCTTTGCACCTGTGGCTGACGTCATTGCTGAGGACTTGGTCCTGTCCATGGAGCAGATCAACTGGCTGTCACTGGTCTACCTCGTGGTATCCACCCCATTTGGCGTGGTGGCCATCTGGATCCTGGACTCCGTCGGGCTCCGTGCGGCG ACCATCCTGGGCGCATGGCTGAACTTTGCCGGGAGTGTGCTACGCATGGTGCCCTGCATGGTTGTTGGGACCCAAAACCCATTTGCCTTCCTCATGGGTGGCCAGAGCCTCTGTGCCCTTGCCCAGAGCCTGGTCATCTTCTCTCCGGCCAAGCTGGCTGCCTTGTGGTTCCCAGAGCACCAGCGAGCCACGGCCAACATGCTCGCCACCATGT CGAACCCCCTGGGCGTCCTTGTGGCCAACGTGCTGTCCCCTGTGCTGGTCAAGAAGGGTGAGGACATTCCGTTAATG CTCGGTGTCTATACCATCCCTGCTGGCGTCGTCTGCCTGCTGTCCACCATCTGCCTGTGGGAGAGtgtgccccccaccccgccctcTGCCGGGGCCGCCAGCTCCACCTCAGAGAAGTTCCTGGATGGGCTCAAGCTG CTCGTGTGGAACAAGGCCTATGTCATCCTGGCTGTGTGCTTGGGGGGAATGATCGGGATCTCTGCCAGCTTCTCAGCCCTCCTGGAGCAGATCCTCTGTGCAAGCGGCCACTCCAGT GGGTTTTCCGGCCTCTGTGGCGCTCTCTTCATCACGTTTGGGATCCTGGGGGCACTGGCTCTCGGCCCCTATGTGGACCGGACCAAGCACTTCACTGAGGCCACCAAGATTGGCCTGTGCCTGTTCTCTCTGGCCTGCGTGCCCTTTGCCCTG GTGTCCCAGCTGCAGGGACAGACCCTTGCCCTGGCCGCCACCTGCTCGCTGCTTGGGCTGTTTGGCTTCTCGGTGGGCCCCGTGGCCATGGAGTTGGCGGTCGAGTGTTCCTTCCCCGTGGGGGAGGGGGCTGCCACAGGCGTGATCTTTGTGCTGGG GCAGGCCGAGGGAATACTCATCATGCTGGCAATGACGGCACTGACTGTGCGACGATCGGAGCCGTCCTTCTCCACCTGCCAGCAGGGGGAGGATCCACTTGACTGGACAG CTGCATCCTGGCGCTCTTCTTCCACACCCCATACCGGCGCCTGCAGGCCGAGTCTGGGGAGCCCCCCTCCACCGGTAACGCCGTGGGCGGCGCAGACTCAGGGCCGGGTGTGGACCGAGGGGGAGCGGGAAGGGCTGGGGTCCTGGGGCCCAGCACGGCGACTCCGGAGTGCACGGCGAGGGGGGCCTCGCTAG